From the genome of Acidobacteriota bacterium, one region includes:
- the folK gene encoding 2-amino-4-hydroxy-6-hydroxymethyldihydropteridine diphosphokinase — protein MLSLGSNLGRRELYLARALNRLDERGVEPVLCSSVYETEPVGGVDQGLFLNLVCQVETRQAPASLLATCLEVESSLGRSRNIAMGPRNIDIDILFFGREIVRRRDLQIPHPRFRNRRFVLVPLNEILPCFKDPITGRRPDELLRLCPDRTRVTNYCAAARHPAPTYWKIG, from the coding sequence CTGCTTTCACTCGGGTCCAATCTGGGCCGCCGGGAACTCTACCTGGCTCGCGCTTTGAACCGTTTGGACGAACGGGGAGTGGAACCGGTTCTCTGCTCTTCGGTGTACGAGACCGAACCCGTGGGAGGTGTGGACCAAGGCCTTTTTCTGAACCTGGTTTGCCAGGTCGAGACCCGCCAAGCCCCCGCATCCCTGCTGGCCACCTGCCTGGAGGTCGAGTCCTCGCTGGGCCGGTCGCGCAACATCGCCATGGGACCGCGCAACATCGACATCGACATTCTCTTTTTCGGCCGGGAGATCGTCCGCCGGCGGGACCTGCAGATCCCCCATCCTCGATTCCGGAACCGCAGGTTCGTCCTGGTCCCCTTGAACGAGATTCTGCCCTGCTTCAAAGACCCGATTACGGGGAGAAGGCCGGACGAATTGCTCCGGCTCTGCCCGGACCGGACGCGGGTCACAAATTATTGCGCGGCCGCGCGTCACCCGGCGCCGACTTACTGGAAGATCGGATAA